The genomic region GCGCAAGTTCGTGGTCACCTTTTTCGGGTGAGGGAAGGTGCGAAAGATGCTCTTTGATGTCGATTACATCGCCCATCGAGAGGTTCTGCCAGCGTGTTTTGTTGCAGTATTCTACTACGTAGCGTAACTTGGCTTGCACCACAAAGCGGTTGCGATCCAGTTTTTTGACACATTGGTACAACCAATCTTCATAAATGGCCGCAAGTTCGTTTTCAGGTTCAGACTTTTCTTCCGCGCGCCGAATCGCCATCATGATCTCGAGCTTGAGCTCAAAGATGCGCTGCGTAAGGCTCACCATCGAGCTTCCTGGAGCGCCCTCCGGGTTTTCCTCAAAGAACTCGAGGTTGCCGCAGAGGTCAAAAATTATAAAGTATTCCTTGTGTTTTCCCGGTCCAAACAGATCGGGAGCCAGCCGGGTTCCGCGGCCAATCATCTGCCAGAACTTGGTAGCTGAACGCACCATTTTGAAAAACACCAGATTCACCACACGCGGAGCATCCACACCTGTATCCATCATATCCACAGAAACCGCAATCTGAGGATCTTTGTCTTCGTATTCGTCGCAAAACCGCTCCAGCAAATCGGGTGCTTTGCTTTCGTAATTGTCGATGACGCGCAAAAAGTCTCCGCGGTATTCAGGAAAATTTTTGTTGAAGCGCTCTTCAATAAACACCGCGTGTTTGTGGCTTCGGGCAAAAATGATGGTCTTGCCGAGTTTGTCGCCGCCTTCTACCTTCAGGCCTTTTTCCATCAGGTATTGCAGCGCCTTATCCACGGTGTCGTTGTTAAACAGCCAGTTGTTCAGTGCGTCGCCACCAATAAAATCGGGCACTTCGCCGGAAGTGGGATCGCCGTACTTTTCTTCATACTCCCCTTTTTCGCGCTCGCTGAGATCGCTGTAACGAATGCCTTCTCGCGGAAATTTGAGCGGTACGTCAATACCTTTGGGTGGCACTAGATATTGGTCATTTACGGCCTGATCGAGTTCATAGGCAAAGGTTGGGTTGTTGTCCTCAATGTCGAAAAGTCCATAGGTATTGCGGTCTATATCTGTTTTGGGCGTGGCTGTGAGCCCCACCAGCAGAGCATCAAAGTAATAAAAGATGGCGCCGTATTTCTGATAAACCGAGCGGTGGGCTTCGTCAATAATAATTACATCAAAATGACCGGGACTGTAAAAACGCTCATCATGGTTACGCATGCCGTCAATCCTGTTCATCATGGTGGGGTAGGTGCTGAACACCAGGCGCGTGCTGTCATCTTCTTTCTCTTTCGTGAGATCGATGGAGGAGAGGTTGGGTAAAAATTCACCAAAGCGTTTTTTGGCCTGCGAAACCAGCGCGTTTCGGTCGGCCAGAAATAAAATGCGCTTGGCCCAACGGCATTTGGTGAGCATATCCACAATGGAAATGGCCGTTCTTGTCTTTCCCGAACCCGTGGCCATGACCAACAGTGCTTTGCGCGCAGCTCCGGTAAGTTCACCCGAGGGATTTTCGCGGACAAACGATTCGGCCACACGCTGCACGGCTTCTTGCTGGTAGTAGCGGCCTGAAATTTCTTCGTTTACAGTAAACTGCCGCAGGTCCAGCCGGTCTTCGCGGCGGTCAATGGCACGCTGCAACTCGTCTTTGGTGAAGAAGCCCGAAACTTGTCGCTCCGGGTAAAAGCGATCGTCCCACAAATAAGTTTCAAATCCGTTGGTGTAGAAAATAATGGGCCGTTGACCGTGTGAGGCTTCCAGGCAATCGGCGTAGAGTTTGGCCTGGTGGCGACCTTTGCGCGGATCAGCCATGGTTCTTTTGGCTTCGATAACGGCGAGGGGTTTGCCGTTGTCGCCCCAGAGCACATAATCCACATAGCCAATACCGGTTCGGTTGGTGCTGGCGGGCATGCCTTTTACTTCGTATTCCAGTTCGTAGCCTTCGCGCAATTGACCCCAACCGACTTCTTTTAGCGACTGGTCAATGTAGAGCTTGCGGGTTTGTTGCTCAGATACCAGCAGTGGGATTTCTTTTTCGAGGTCATGGGTGGCCTCGCGGGCTTCTCGCCGTTCTTTGAATGCCGCTTTTTCTGCTTCCAGTTCGCGACGCATTCCTTCCACTTCCAGAGCTTGTTTTTCCAATGCCTCACGGTCTGCACGAATGGCTTCATTTCTGGCCCGAAGGTTTTGCTCCATGCGTTGAAGCTCACGCGTCTGCAACTCCTGCTTTTGGCCGGTTGGGATCAACGCCTCATTAAAAGGCTTAAGATCCGGTTCGGTCTCGGCGTAGTAAATGGCCAGAAAGCTAGTGAAGCGGTAAAGGTTTTTCAGCGCCACCATGCCCTCGGCGGGTTTAATGGGCTTGCCGTGGGCCGCGTTGTTGCCAAAAAGTCGAATGAGGTTGATTTCGCGGTACATCGACGGCTTCAGGATGTCTTTGAAACACTGCTCATTCATCAGCGCCCCGAGTTTGGTATCGTAAGGTTCTTCCAGGTCAGGGTCGTTGGCGTAGAGCCATTGTACCGTTTTTTCGAGCGCACTCCTGCAA from Cryomorphaceae bacterium harbors:
- a CDS encoding DUF4145 domain-containing protein, producing the protein MSNFQFLQKSWPEIYREATEAEQLALISPKACAIICRSALEKTVQWLYANDPDLEEPYDTKLGALMNEQCFKDILKPSMYREINLIRLFGNNAAHGKPIKPAEGMVALKNLYRFTSFLAIYYAETEPDLKPFNEALIPTGQKQELQTRELQRMEQNLRARNEAIRADREALEKQALEVEGMRRELEAEKAAFKERREAREATHDLEKEIPLLVSEQQTRKLYIDQSLKEVGWGQLREGYELEYEVKGMPASTNRTGIGYVDYVLWGDNGKPLAVIEAKRTMADPRKGRHQAKLYADCLEASHGQRPIIFYTNGFETYLWDDRFYPERQVSGFFTKDELQRAIDRREDRLDLRQFTVNEEISGRYYQQEAVQRVAESFVRENPSGELTGAARKALLVMATGSGKTRTAISIVDMLTKCRWAKRILFLADRNALVSQAKKRFGEFLPNLSSIDLTKEKEDDSTRLVFSTYPTMMNRIDGMRNHDERFYSPGHFDVIIIDEAHRSVYQKYGAIFYYFDALLVGLTATPKTDIDRNTYGLFDIEDNNPTFAYELDQAVNDQYLVPPKGIDVPLKFPREGIRYSDLSEREKGEYEEKYGDPTSGEVPDFIGGDALNNWLFNNDTVDKALQYLMEKGLKVEGGDKLGKTIIFARSHKHAVFIEERFNKNFPEYRGDFLRVIDNYESKAPDLLERFCDEYEDKDPQIAVSVDMMDTGVDAPRVVNLVFFKMVRSATKFWQMIGRGTRLAPDLFGPGKHKEYFIIFDLCGNLEFFEENPEGAPGSSMVSLTQRIFELKLEIMMAIRRAEEKSEPENELAAIYEDWLYQCVKKLDRNRFVVQAKLRYVVEYCNKTRWQNLSMGDVIDIKEHLSHLPSPEKGDHELARRFDVLMLTLNLVMLRNNDASRYINQLQLIVRALGRKMNIPAVSAQRELINSIQAENFWQNVHVKKLEDVRVALRELIKFLDVEKQKNVYTNLEDAILENEVRERPVLPTIKNSRPYRERVEAYIRKNRHHLTISKIRSNTPITVAELQELERLLFDGEERGTREDYVKEYGDQPLGVFIRSIVGLDIQAAKAAFADFLLKGNLTADQMTFINNIISFLEQNGIIEARMLFEEPFTHVNDQGLLGVFDEADAHKVISILDGIKENAGVG